The segment GCACGGCGATTTCTTCGAGCGTGTGGGCCACGTTGTACCATTGCGGCGTGCCGGCGCTCTCCCCGAGCGTGCGCGCCATCACCTCGAGCGGTTCGGCGCGAGGATCGCGTACTTTGTATTCGCGATGTCCGATGCCCATGACGCGGCCGCCCTTGTCCACCAGGGCACGCACGTAGGCTTCCGCACGGTCTGGCGTGCCGATGTCGAGGATCATCTTCATGACCTTACCCGGCGCGCCGCCGTGCAGATCCCCTTCCAGCGTCGCGACAGCTGCAGTCGCCGCCGCGTACATATCGGACCACGTGCTCGCCGTGACGCGCGCGGCGAACGTGGACGCGTTGAATCCGTGATCGGCGAGCAGCACGAAATATGTGTCGAGCGCACGCGCGGCCGCTTCAGTCGGCTCGGCGCCGTTTTTCATGTACAAGAAATTTGCGGCGTGCGAAAGGTCGGTGCGCGGCGCGACCGGTTCCAGTCCGCGGCGTAAGCGATCCCATGCGGCTACCGCGGTGGCCGACGATGCGGTGAGCCGCATCGCGGTGTCGGCGTCCGAGACGTGCGTGCCATCCGCCCGGTGCGGCACGTGCAGGGCGATCGCGGACACGACACTGCGCAAGACGTCCATGGGCCACGCATCGCGCGGCACGTCCTTGAGCGCTTCGATCAACGGCTCGGGCAATGGCCGGTACGCAGCCATGCGGCCGCGAAGGTCGGCGAATTCGGATGAATTTGGCAAGCGCCCGTGCCATAGAAGATACGCGACTTCCTCGAAC is part of the Candidatus Eremiobacteraceae bacterium genome and harbors:
- a CDS encoding citrate/2-methylcitrate synthase, translated to MHLIIFRNCRECRLRLSRSAGNEQRFGERRRRKSRCIVKNSAITVDPGLEGVIVGETALSRVAGEEGRLTYRGYDIADLAANASFEEVAYLLWHGRLPNSSEFADLRGRMAAYRPLPEPLIEALKDVPRDAWPMDVLRSVVSAIALHVPHRADGTHVSDADTAMRLTASSATAVAAWDRLRRGLEPVAPRTDLSHAANFLYMKNGAEPTEAAARALDTYFVLLADHGFNASTFAARVTASTWSDMYAAATAAVATLEGDLHGGAPGKVMKMILDIGTPDRAEAYVRALVDKGGRVMGIGHREYKVRDPRAEPLEVMARTLGESAGTPQWYNVAHTLEEIAVRVLDEKKPGRRLYANVEFYTAPTLYALGIEPDTFTCMFACSRMAGWTAHVMEQMLNNRLIRPQVKYTGLMGLPWVPMKNR